One Myxococcota bacterium genomic region harbors:
- a CDS encoding putative lipoprotein: protein MHRIILVSLLSLALAPVLGCSISASSETVSDSISSPFRWLASSSPSGGGDSAYRQDITDHTLVYARSGGSLDAYRQGLTRLATANGITNWEADALTTWRIGHGLQRAEYDEAEVEAFAEQLFGPDSRQLAPLRAGFRTIE, encoded by the coding sequence ATGCACCGCATCATCCTCGTTTCGCTGCTTTCCCTGGCGCTCGCGCCCGTCCTGGGTTGCTCGATTTCGGCGAGCTCGGAGACGGTCTCGGACTCGATCAGCAGCCCCTTCCGCTGGCTCGCGAGCTCGTCACCCAGCGGCGGTGGCGACTCGGCGTACCGCCAGGACATCACCGATCACACCCTCGTGTACGCGCGGTCTGGCGGCAGCCTGGACGCCTACCGACAGGGGCTCACCCGACTCGCCACCGCGAACGGCATCACCAACTGGGAGGCCGACGCGCTGACCACCTGGCGCATTGGCCACGGGCTCCAGCGCGCCGAGTACGACGAAGCCGAAGTCGAGGCCTTCGCTGAACAGCTCTTTGGGCCCGACTCGCGCCAGCTGGCCCCGCTGCGCGCGGGCTTCCGCACCATCGAGTAG